The Trichosurus vulpecula isolate mTriVul1 chromosome 3, mTriVul1.pri, whole genome shotgun sequence genome includes a window with the following:
- the LOC118840730 gene encoding tetraspanin-7-like — protein MASRPMETKLMIICLKTLLIVYSFIFWVFGVIHLASGVWGKLTLDTYISLIAENSTNALYVLIGTGTIIVIFGLFGCFTTCHGSPWMLKLYVMFLSLVFLAEMVTSILHFVFYHEIKDTFHRTYTEGMQNYNGNDKRSCAVDDVQENLSCCDVQNYTNWNTSPYFMKHGIPPSCCRNGSYCKPQDLLNITVATAKVNQKDCLSWFITANQHEMV, from the coding sequence ATGGCATCAAGACCAATGGAGACCAAACTCATGATAATCTGTCTCAAAACTCTTCTCATTGTCTACTCctttattttctgggtttttggtGTTATTCACCTGGCATCTGGAGTCTGGGGCAAGCTTACTTTGGACACATACATTTCTCTTATTGCTGAGAACTCCACCAATGCCCTCTATGTGCTCATTGGCACTGGCACCATCATTGTGATCTTTGGCTTATTTGGATGCTTTACCACATGTCATGGAAGCCCATGGATGTTAAAATTGTACGTCATGTTCTTGTCTCTGGTCTTCTTGGCTGAGATGGTGACTAGCAtattgcattttgttttttaccaTGAGATCAAGGACACCTTCCATAGGACATATACTGAAGGCATGCAGAATTACAATGGGAATGATAAGAGAAGCTGTGCGGTGGATGATGTGCAGGAGAATCTGAGCTGCTGTGATGTTCAGAATTATACTAACTGGAATACCAGCCCATACTTTATGAAACATGGGATCCCTCCCAGCTGCTGCAGGAATGGCAGCTATTGTAAGCCCCAGGATCTGCTCAACATCACTGTGGCTACCGCTAAAGTCAATCAAAAGGATTGTTTGTCTTGGTTTATCACTGCCAATCAACATGAGATGGTGTAA